A window of Cohnella herbarum contains these coding sequences:
- a CDS encoding HD-GYP domain-containing protein, with protein sequence MSLEKLLGRKAKHDVLNSIGLLLVPARVTIDEGYIRLLDQHHIHASEILLLDESPQDFVDPAALVKQAASYSKELFEQARTTKKLPVDQINNELLPLVAQVSSHPDVFQLFESVKAKDEYTHQHNIGVGVLSTLIGKWMKLSEQELSILTMAATLHDIGKILISDKILLKPGKLTADEFEEIKRHTEYGYDILREVEGISPRVALVALQHHERLDARGYPNRLGAQEIDPLSRIVAVADVFHAMSSKRPYHDPLPFHKVVMEMRNGAFGELDPEVVSVFLKMMIRNLLGSKVKLTDGRWGEVVYINPHDDTNPLIRVEDVFLDLSQERHIHIQEIVI encoded by the coding sequence TTGAGCTTAGAGAAGCTATTGGGCAGAAAAGCAAAGCACGACGTCTTAAATTCAATTGGATTGTTACTTGTTCCTGCTCGAGTCACCATTGACGAAGGCTATATTCGATTGCTGGATCAGCATCATATCCATGCCTCCGAAATTTTGCTCTTAGATGAATCGCCCCAAGACTTTGTAGATCCGGCTGCGCTTGTGAAACAGGCTGCCAGCTATTCCAAGGAGCTCTTCGAGCAAGCTAGAACGACGAAGAAGCTGCCGGTAGACCAAATCAATAACGAGCTACTCCCCTTGGTCGCGCAAGTGTCATCCCACCCCGATGTGTTCCAACTGTTCGAATCGGTGAAAGCCAAGGACGAGTACACCCATCAACACAACATCGGAGTGGGCGTGTTATCTACCCTGATCGGCAAATGGATGAAGCTGAGCGAGCAGGAACTGTCCATCTTAACGATGGCTGCAACCTTGCACGATATCGGAAAAATTCTGATTTCCGACAAGATTCTGCTGAAACCGGGCAAGCTGACGGCGGACGAGTTCGAGGAAATTAAGCGGCATACGGAATATGGCTACGATATTCTGAGAGAAGTAGAAGGAATAAGCCCTCGCGTTGCTCTCGTTGCCTTGCAGCACCATGAGCGGTTGGACGCGAGAGGATACCCGAACCGGTTAGGGGCTCAAGAGATCGATCCTTTAAGTCGAATCGTCGCCGTCGCCGACGTATTCCATGCCATGTCTTCCAAGCGGCCTTACCACGATCCTCTTCCGTTCCATAAGGTCGTTATGGAAATGCGAAACGGCGCGTTCGGCGAATTGGATCCGGAGGTTGTATCCGTGTTCCTGAAGATGATGATTCGGAATCTTCTCGGGAGCAAGGTGAAGCTGACGGACGGGCGGTGGGGTGAAGTCGTGTACATTAACCCGCATGACGATACGAACCCTTTGATCCGAGTCGAAGACGTATTCCTTGACCTGAGCCAAGAAAGACATATCCATATTCAAGAAATCGTGATCTGA
- a CDS encoding polysaccharide deacetylase family protein, with protein MSPKHLIINCDDFGQSPPMNEAIMHLLEERKVSSATIMAPAPGFEEAADWCKRRGQTNIGLHLTLTSEFDAIRWRSLTGDPSLHDESGHMHKTVEEFELRADTRAVMKELVAQYEAAKRFRIPLSHADNHMGSLYGMATGRSHIPHVLKQCAKWKLPFRLFRKVHPTDPLLASIPGVERTVAKASALAGVLGVAIPDYLLSHPFHIVEGESYERFKQSMIAKMYDLPEGISETYIHPAVEDARMLEQVPHWEKRVWEFKLMLDDDFAYAIKDAGVILTNYDYIRVNGRASRVGSAFTLARELLRKSKIGV; from the coding sequence ATGAGTCCTAAACATCTTATTATTAATTGCGACGATTTCGGGCAAAGCCCGCCGATGAACGAAGCGATCATGCATCTGCTGGAGGAGCGCAAGGTTTCTTCGGCGACGATCATGGCCCCGGCCCCGGGCTTCGAAGAGGCTGCCGATTGGTGCAAGCGAAGGGGCCAAACGAATATCGGATTGCATCTGACGCTGACGAGCGAATTCGATGCCATCCGGTGGCGCAGCTTAACCGGCGATCCCTCGCTTCACGACGAAAGCGGGCATATGCACAAGACGGTCGAGGAGTTCGAGCTCCGGGCGGATACCCGAGCGGTAATGAAAGAGCTCGTTGCCCAGTATGAAGCAGCAAAGCGTTTCCGGATTCCTCTCTCTCATGCCGACAATCATATGGGTAGTTTGTACGGGATGGCTACCGGAAGAAGCCATATTCCTCATGTCCTGAAGCAATGCGCGAAGTGGAAGCTGCCGTTCCGGTTATTCCGTAAAGTGCATCCGACCGACCCGCTGCTCGCCTCCATTCCGGGAGTAGAGCGGACCGTTGCCAAGGCTTCGGCCCTCGCTGGCGTGCTTGGGGTAGCGATCCCCGATTACCTGTTGTCGCATCCTTTTCACATCGTGGAAGGCGAATCTTATGAGCGATTTAAGCAGTCCATGATCGCGAAAATGTACGACTTGCCCGAGGGAATAAGCGAAACTTACATTCACCCGGCGGTAGAGGATGCGCGCATGCTTGAGCAAGTACCTCATTGGGAGAAGCGCGTGTGGGAATTCAAGCTGATGCTGGACGACGATTTCGCTTACGCGATTAAAGACGCAGGCGTTATTCTGACCAATTACGACTATATTCGCGTAAATGGCAGAGCTTCGAGAGTCGGATCCGCTTTCACGCTTGCTCGGGAACTGTTGAGGAAGTCGAAGATTGGTGTATAA
- a CDS encoding MFS transporter, whose product MKQRYLNSPMMYAFGMLAMMIPSQAFSTFYSYYYVDKLGLGIGLATLARTIFLIWDAVNQPLFGYWSDRTKTKYGRRRPWLFGAIPLFMLSFIMVFSPPGNLSEMGLFTWFLIGLVFYEAVATVIWVNYGALFPELFKGDRLRAKASAVQQGYQIVAILIGTAVTPILFDALGFGNMSIIYALVFAALMILFLRNVKEDEEARKLPQLPFKEAFRETLSNKTFWLVNIANSFGQTVNGLLSSMIPFYAKYVLKIPEDQNTILLASIFVSVIPLVGVWFWLIRKVDPVKAWRWSFVAYALSVIPLWFGTSLVSGILAGILVGFGLAGFLVTPPVVNSIIIDQDFAKTGSKREGVYTAVSGFIVRSSGLISALAFLVVGVIFGYESGDNPGPDPESTFRYLISVVPLILLAISIAISFFVKIERKPADES is encoded by the coding sequence ATGAAACAGCGGTATTTGAATTCCCCGATGATGTATGCCTTCGGAATGTTGGCCATGATGATTCCCAGCCAAGCGTTCAGCACGTTCTACAGTTACTATTACGTAGACAAACTCGGGCTCGGAATCGGCCTTGCAACGCTAGCCCGAACGATCTTCCTGATCTGGGACGCCGTAAACCAACCTTTGTTCGGGTATTGGTCGGACCGAACGAAGACCAAGTATGGCCGCAGGCGCCCGTGGCTTTTCGGCGCGATCCCGTTGTTCATGCTCTCGTTCATCATGGTATTCTCGCCCCCGGGCAACTTGTCCGAGATGGGTCTCTTCACATGGTTTCTCATCGGGCTCGTTTTCTACGAGGCGGTCGCTACCGTGATCTGGGTCAATTACGGAGCGTTGTTCCCTGAGCTGTTCAAGGGAGATCGACTGCGCGCCAAAGCTTCGGCGGTTCAACAAGGCTACCAGATCGTCGCCATCCTTATCGGAACGGCGGTTACGCCAATCTTGTTCGATGCCTTGGGCTTCGGCAACATGTCCATCATCTATGCGTTAGTCTTTGCCGCTCTTATGATCTTATTTCTACGCAACGTCAAAGAAGACGAGGAAGCCAGGAAGTTACCGCAGCTTCCCTTCAAAGAAGCTTTCCGGGAAACGCTGAGCAACAAGACGTTCTGGTTGGTCAATATCGCGAATTCGTTCGGCCAAACCGTTAACGGCTTGCTCAGCTCGATGATTCCCTTTTACGCGAAGTACGTGCTTAAGATCCCAGAGGACCAGAATACGATTCTGCTAGCGTCCATCTTCGTCTCCGTCATCCCGCTTGTCGGCGTCTGGTTCTGGTTAATTCGCAAGGTGGATCCGGTCAAAGCTTGGAGATGGTCATTCGTCGCATATGCGCTGTCCGTTATTCCTCTATGGTTCGGAACAAGCCTAGTAAGCGGGATTCTCGCGGGCATATTAGTCGGATTCGGGTTGGCCGGATTCCTCGTAACGCCTCCGGTCGTGAACAGCATCATTATCGATCAAGATTTCGCTAAGACCGGAAGCAAGCGCGAGGGCGTATATACGGCGGTCAGCGGGTTCATCGTTCGTTCCAGCGGACTGATCTCGGCTCTAGCTTTCTTGGTCGTAGGCGTTATATTCGGATATGAGAGCGGCGATAATCCGGGGCCCGATCCCGAATCGACTTTCCGTTACTTGATCAGCGTAGTTCCGCTTATTCTACTGGCCATATCCATCGCGATCTCGTTCTTCGTGAAAATAGAGAGGAAACCCGCGGATGAGTCCTAA
- a CDS encoding Ger(x)C family spore germination protein — MKKILVRATIGIVVLMLSGCWDQQLLKNERNVSIGGMDQGPNGMLKATVSIRDITVTEAGSKDSSEVHTVVARSTQHARELIDEEVSGGYSPAKMRVLLFGEELVRNHDIMPYLDVYYRDSKSPLNARIAVTKGTAQEMVQLKKIATKTIGLYIDDLLNSQEEGTAIPKVNIQTLHPLDRGYDFSLPYLLIREGMPTVDGIALFSGIKMTETLDLDESRIYLLLTGLKNKNLRLTLKSVDREKTNSYNYVTIDVKKLKRKLKVSVSGEGDISVNLNLKLRVAVVEDPSNHLYKMRVMHELEKFLSGQLTEEARTVVRTMQRSEHDGLGIARRLMSYHPKIWKKLDWEEAYPRIMFNTNVSVQIVNTGITQ, encoded by the coding sequence ATGAAAAAAATCCTGGTTCGGGCAACGATCGGGATCGTTGTCCTCATGTTATCCGGATGTTGGGACCAACAGCTCTTGAAGAACGAACGGAACGTAAGCATAGGAGGCATGGATCAAGGCCCGAACGGAATGCTTAAGGCAACGGTATCGATACGGGATATCACGGTCACGGAAGCGGGGAGCAAGGATTCCAGCGAAGTACATACCGTAGTGGCAAGAAGCACTCAGCATGCTAGGGAGCTCATTGACGAAGAGGTATCCGGGGGTTATTCTCCCGCGAAAATGCGCGTCCTGCTATTCGGGGAAGAATTGGTTAGAAACCATGACATTATGCCTTACCTCGACGTGTATTACCGCGATTCGAAAAGTCCTTTGAATGCGAGAATTGCCGTAACCAAAGGAACGGCGCAAGAGATGGTCCAGCTTAAGAAGATCGCGACGAAGACGATCGGCCTATATATCGATGATCTTCTCAATAGCCAGGAGGAAGGTACGGCCATTCCGAAAGTGAATATCCAGACACTGCATCCGTTAGATCGAGGATATGACTTTTCGTTGCCTTATCTCTTAATTAGAGAAGGGATGCCGACCGTTGACGGCATCGCTCTATTTAGCGGAATAAAGATGACCGAGACGTTAGATCTGGACGAGTCCAGAATCTACTTGCTGCTGACCGGTTTGAAGAACAAAAACTTAAGATTAACGTTGAAGTCGGTTGACCGGGAGAAAACGAATAGTTATAACTACGTCACGATAGATGTCAAAAAGTTAAAGCGTAAACTTAAAGTATCGGTATCGGGCGAAGGCGATATCAGCGTAAATCTCAATCTTAAATTAAGGGTCGCGGTCGTCGAAGATCCGAGCAATCATCTGTACAAGATGAGAGTGATGCACGAATTGGAGAAGTTCCTATCCGGACAATTGACGGAAGAAGCGAGAACGGTCGTGCGAACGATGCAGAGGTCCGAGCACGACGGACTAGGCATCGCGCGCAGGCTCATGTCTTACCATCCCAAAATATGGAAGAAATTAGATTGGGAGGAAGCGTATCCTCGGATCATGTTCAATACGAATGTTTCCGTGCAAATCGTAAATACGGGGATCACGCAATGA
- a CDS encoding GerAB/ArcD/ProY family transporter — MVAAKDQITQGQFMVLVIQSQIGVSILFLPSIVESIAGNDAWISVLTAGIGAFGLITIMWGLSRRFPTMNVFEFLPLLLGKVAGKIVHLVYLSMFIAECSLILVLFADVIRDWVFSNTPSWVVLVLMLGTSLYMVQENLRAIARFFVLTFGLIFILILISTYAYQDADLMYILPINNAGIPNIARGTAESMNSFYGFEIILLCYPFVQGGSKGILKASLYANVFSTIVYGFMVFTCLIVFSPEELRIIPQPVLYMVKSLTFTVIERADLYFLTIWTIVVISTVMAYLYMSAKAISSLFGKTRHAGTVPFAALLILIIALIPHDQAMINKMRLIVNILTTATLVVLPIVLLCISYLFKIKGKEKARG; from the coding sequence ATGGTCGCGGCTAAGGACCAGATTACGCAGGGGCAGTTCATGGTTCTCGTGATTCAATCGCAGATCGGGGTAAGTATCCTGTTCCTGCCCTCCATAGTGGAGTCCATCGCGGGCAACGATGCTTGGATCTCGGTCCTTACTGCCGGAATCGGGGCGTTCGGACTTATTACGATCATGTGGGGGTTAAGTCGAAGATTTCCGACGATGAACGTATTCGAGTTTCTTCCGCTGCTGCTGGGGAAAGTAGCGGGTAAGATCGTGCACTTGGTGTATTTGTCGATGTTTATTGCCGAATGCAGCTTGATTCTGGTCTTATTCGCGGATGTAATAAGGGATTGGGTATTCTCCAACACGCCCAGCTGGGTCGTCCTGGTATTAATGCTCGGAACTTCTCTCTATATGGTTCAGGAAAATTTACGCGCGATCGCCCGATTTTTCGTCCTTACGTTCGGATTGATTTTCATTCTGATTCTCATATCCACGTATGCCTACCAGGACGCCGATCTGATGTATATTTTGCCGATTAATAATGCCGGAATACCTAACATTGCCCGCGGAACGGCGGAATCGATGAACTCGTTCTACGGTTTCGAAATCATCCTGTTGTGTTACCCCTTCGTACAGGGAGGAAGCAAGGGGATTCTGAAGGCATCTCTATACGCGAATGTTTTCTCTACTATCGTATATGGGTTTATGGTATTTACCTGCTTGATCGTCTTTAGCCCCGAGGAACTTAGGATTATTCCTCAGCCCGTTCTCTATATGGTCAAATCGCTAACCTTCACGGTAATCGAGCGCGCCGATCTCTATTTCTTGACGATCTGGACCATCGTGGTCATCTCGACGGTCATGGCGTACCTCTATATGTCGGCCAAAGCGATTTCTAGCCTGTTCGGCAAGACGCGGCACGCGGGAACCGTGCCGTTCGCCGCCTTGCTTATTTTAATCATAGCGCTTATCCCGCATGATCAAGCCATGATTAACAAGATGCGTTTGATCGTGAATATTCTGACTACCGCCACGCTCGTCGTTCTACCGATCGTTCTGTTGTGCATCTCTTATTTATTTAAAATCAAAGGAAAGGAAAAGGCGAGAGGATGA
- a CDS encoding spore germination protein, which produces MGFFSRIFSNNRRTSKGARKSSRTVQASENVSATVKDNLSYVNRALFQTADLVSRPISYLSEQGRLLYLNSVTDPNKIHEFILEPMQRAREVNLDRDLTSVSVEKLTNLENAIDYMMQGYAILFLEGYPVCRAIKVNVINNRSVDEPQNEKAVQGAHDGFIESMLVNLQLVRKQINSRNLVVRKYTIGKMTKTDISIVYMNDLASADVVEEIERRIKTINADNVMNGYLMLEYIENESYSPFPQILQTERPDRVAGNLLEGRVALLMDGTPAVLIVPSTFFVFYQSPDDYNSRSLAGTFIRLLRLFSFFIAITLPAYYIAVVSFHYEVIPMELFYQIKGSVEKIPYPPILEALFMELTIELLREAGMRLPAPIGQSIGIVGGLVIGDAVVRVGLVSYPMIIVVALTAIASFVVPSHEMSNSVRLLRFPVMISAALLGFMGIVFSITLIFVHLCKLESFGTPYFAPVAPLRFKDWKDAVFRFPFWKLNERPIDAHSQKLVEELPEGGDKDGRG; this is translated from the coding sequence ATGGGTTTCTTCAGTCGGATCTTTTCCAACAATCGGCGTACGAGCAAAGGGGCGAGAAAGTCTTCCCGTACCGTGCAGGCGAGCGAGAACGTTTCCGCTACGGTTAAAGATAACCTTTCGTACGTCAATCGGGCACTCTTCCAAACTGCCGATCTGGTAAGCCGGCCGATTAGCTATCTTTCGGAACAAGGCCGACTCCTCTATCTGAATTCCGTTACTGACCCGAATAAAATACATGAATTTATTCTAGAGCCGATGCAGCGGGCGCGCGAGGTGAATCTCGACCGCGACCTGACTTCAGTCAGCGTGGAGAAACTGACGAATCTTGAGAACGCGATCGACTACATGATGCAGGGATACGCGATTCTCTTTCTTGAAGGGTATCCCGTTTGCCGTGCCATTAAAGTCAATGTGATCAACAATAGATCCGTGGACGAGCCCCAGAACGAGAAAGCCGTCCAAGGGGCGCATGACGGCTTTATCGAGAGCATGCTCGTTAACCTTCAACTCGTTCGGAAGCAAATCAATAGCCGCAATTTGGTTGTCCGCAAATATACGATAGGCAAGATGACGAAGACGGACATATCGATCGTGTATATGAACGATCTAGCCAGCGCGGATGTCGTGGAGGAGATCGAACGTCGAATCAAGACCATTAACGCGGACAACGTGATGAACGGTTACCTCATGCTCGAATACATAGAGAACGAGTCCTATTCGCCTTTTCCTCAAATCTTGCAGACGGAACGGCCGGATAGGGTGGCCGGAAATCTGCTGGAAGGCCGCGTTGCCCTCTTGATGGATGGGACTCCGGCCGTGTTAATCGTACCTTCGACCTTCTTCGTGTTCTATCAGTCGCCCGATGATTACAATAGCCGCTCCTTGGCGGGTACGTTCATTAGGCTGTTGCGACTGTTCAGCTTTTTCATAGCGATAACTCTCCCCGCTTACTATATTGCGGTCGTATCGTTCCATTACGAAGTTATTCCGATGGAATTGTTCTATCAGATTAAAGGCAGCGTGGAGAAAATTCCGTATCCGCCTATTCTGGAAGCATTATTCATGGAACTGACGATCGAGCTGCTGAGGGAAGCGGGGATGCGGTTGCCGGCCCCGATCGGCCAGTCCATCGGAATCGTAGGCGGATTGGTCATCGGCGACGCGGTCGTTCGGGTCGGGCTCGTATCCTACCCGATGATCATCGTCGTGGCATTAACGGCCATTGCTTCTTTCGTCGTGCCTTCGCACGAAATGAGCAATTCGGTTCGATTATTACGTTTTCCGGTCATGATCTCGGCCGCGTTGCTCGGGTTTATGGGGATCGTCTTCAGTATAACGCTGATTTTCGTCCATCTCTGCAAACTGGAATCTTTCGGCACGCCTTATTTTGCACCCGTCGCTCCCTTGAGGTTTAAGGATTGGAAGGATGCCGTCTTCCGGTTCCCTTTCTGGAAATTAAACGAACGGCCTATCGATGCGCATTCGCAGAAGCTGGTGGAAGAACTGCCCGAAGGAGGAGACAAGGATGGTCGCGGCTAA